A single region of the Vicia villosa cultivar HV-30 ecotype Madison, WI linkage group LG4, Vvil1.0, whole genome shotgun sequence genome encodes:
- the LOC131594524 gene encoding uncharacterized protein LOC131594524 produces MSFMKGNLLSRTRKLVKGLAKAEPVWLKAMEQAPPATFPRPEGKIPTITLPEDVYVKRFYKKYPESKYHDPIKFNAIDPPPSRLFALRVLELKEQGIIEEEAMEVADMEYLAEKKAKKKAYARLKQIARLQGKRLPPNPYPCPIKEIQAEERRYVRDRFFNPKILEIVKQKKEESMQRFGRGDW; encoded by the exons ATGTCGTTTATGAAAGGAAATTTGCTTTCTCGAACAAGAAAGCTCGTCAAGGGTTTAGCCAAGGCTGAACCTGTGTGGCTCAAAGCCATGGAACA GGCACCGCCAGCAACGTTTCCACGACCTGAGGGGAAAATTCCGACCATCACGCTTCCTGAAGATGTTTATGTAAagagattttataaaaaatatccaGAATCTAAATACCATGATCCCATCAA GTTTAATGCTATCGATCCTCCTCCATCTCGTTTATTCGCCTTAAGGGTTCTTGAGTTGAAAGAGCAAGGCATTATTGAGGAAGAAGCAATGGAAGTAGCAGAT ATGGAATATCTAGCGGAGAAAAAGGCAAAAAAGAAAGCGTATGCCCGTCTTAAGCAAATTGCGCGCCTCCAAGGAAAGAGACTGCCTCCAAACCCATATCCTTGTCCTATCAAGGAGATCCAAGCTGAGGAGAGGAGATATGTTCGCGATCGATTCTTCAATCCCAAGATACTTGAAATTGTtaaacaaaagaaagaggaatccaTGCAGAGATTCGGAAGAGGCGATTGGTGA
- the LOC131596789 gene encoding protein MAIN-LIKE 1-like — protein sequence MAPWGSYRRIPFDRNRDSQRFYNHGRKIKDLAQPNEPWFQEVLAASGMRDCMLCYHTIHNGMLVAFAERWHPETSLFHLPHSEITITLDDVACLLHLPIRGTLFRHGRMTEAKAQEMLIVELGADPDDALEEVERARGAHVRFSFLQRQYDAELTAAHQAEGDELEQATLREWVLRCYFLYLIDTQLFVDTSLTYTNAVYLTYLSDTTCIHEYNWGAVVLAYGYHKLEDGCLWKTRTVAGNCTLLVGWILQHFPDIIGWGEVEEYTEVMLCASSFTPLRGNQVPDPYRRGLNRMAAEDIRYCCYDEHLETVLFDEIALYSEWLAANSTIIVRYLPERVMRQFGYEQTIPRDPIVSIPIAMTRMQLQEVFADWKHHLVPEEARATRAEHDWSCAEGYITWYYSLTYMLPAAEGGPSKPAHEEILRAHQAQLDHTQNLLPLCRQIVDRGIRAIAEGLFLEGTASRRVLDDMIRLIESAFLYRRHRSGWYAG from the exons ATGGCACCTTGGGGGTCCTATAGACGCATTCCTTTTGACAGG aaTAGGGATTCCCAGAGGTTCTACAACCATGGGCGAAAGATTAAAGATCTCGCGCAGCCTAACGAGCCATGGTTTCAGGAGGTACTGGCAGCTTCAGGCATGAGGGACTGTATGCTCTGCTACCATACTATACATAATGGTATGCTTGTGGCCTTTGCGGAGAGATGGCATCCTGAGACATCCTTATTTCATTTACCCCACAGTGAGATTACCATCACCCTAGATGATGTGGCATGCCTACTTCATCTACCTATCAGGGGTACCCTATTTCGTCATGGTAGGATGACGGAGGCGAAAGCTCAAGAGATGTTGATTGTTGAGCTAGGGGCTGATCCCGATGACGCccttgaggaggtggagagggCACGAGGGGCCCACGTCCGGTTTAGCTTCCTGCAGAGACAGTATGACGCGGAGCTCACTGCGGCACACCAGGCTGAGGGAGACGAGTTGGAGCAGGCTACACTCAGAGAGTGGGTGCTGAGATGCTACTTCTTATATTTGATAGACACTCAGCTATTTGTGGACACGAGCTTGACGTACACAAACGCCGTCTACCTGACGTACTTATCAGATACAACATGTATCCATGAGTACAATTGGGGAGCGGTTGTATTGGCGTACGGTTACCACAAACTTGAAGATGGGTGTCTGTGGAAGACAAGGACAGTTGCGGGCAACTGTACTCTAttggtg GGTTGGATACTACAACACTTCCCGGACATTATTGGCTGGGGAGAGGTAGAGGAGTACACAGAGGTCATGTTGTGTGCCAGTTCTTTCACCCCCCTTAGAGGGAACCAGGTGCCAGATCCCTACAGGCGCGGTCTTAACCGCATGGCCGCGGAGGACATCAGATATTGCTGCTATGATGAACACTTGGAGACGGTTTTGTTTGATGAGATAGCTCTATATTCTGAATGGTTGGCCGCCAACTCGACCATTATAGTACGCTATCTTCCAGAGCGCGTCATGCGTCAGTTTGGATATGAGCAGACAATACCCCGCGATCctattgtttcaattcctatcGCCATGACCCGCATGCAGTTACAGGAGGTCTTTGCAGACTGGAAGCATCACCTGGTCCCTGAGGAGGCACGGGCGACGAGAGCAGAGCACGACTGGAGCTGTGCCGAAGGGTACATCACTTGGTACTACAGTCTCACATACATGCTTCCAGCTGCAGAGGGAGGTCCGTCCAAACCAGCCCACGAGGAGATTCTCCGTGCGCATCAGGCTCAGTTGGACCACACTCAGAATCTTCTACCTCTGTGTCGTCAGATAGTTGACAGGGGCATCAGAGCCATTGCAGAGGGTTTATTCCTTGAGGGGACTGCTTCTAGGCGTGTGCTGGATGATATGATCAGGCTGATAGAGAGTGCATTTCTGTACCGTCGACATCGTAGTGGATGGTACGCAGGATGA